One Branchiostoma floridae strain S238N-H82 chromosome 1, Bfl_VNyyK, whole genome shotgun sequence genomic region harbors:
- the LOC118421767 gene encoding serine/threonine-protein kinase pdik1l-B-like, with the protein MKDIVGGYRILDKLSQGHFGAVFTARHKESSRAYALRLVECDTLTGAKEAVGHFNKLKELDDYCTVLSYVDAFTDIQDLNVYVCVVTPFEDGPTLNDYVLQHQGVSDEELGVLLCDLSEGLAFLHKNNITHGGLTPSNVLLWTDDVLLTRAKIADFGMARVCEHLEEWTYGGNVYKYFVKRQLGAQYFLPPECWRGTEVELLERVDVFSLGAVICATLLHTSVNVQNRRILACFVLSGEGHLPLWHDGAAEVLQLPETPINSLLRKMLKADPKQRPDANEVLHVISKAFGKSTTKAPRRYFRTRRLCYGFFGVVAAAFAVGIGAWNAGMFEL; encoded by the coding sequence ATGAAGGATATAGTAGGCGGTTATAGAATCTTGGATAAGCTGTCGCAAGGACACTTCGGTGCAGTGTTTACAGCAAGACACAAGGAATCGTCGAGAGCCTACGCCTTAAGACTTGTCGAGTGTGACACTCTCACAGGAGCTAAAGAGGCGGTGGGACATTTCAACAAACTGAAGGAACTCGACGACTATTGCACCGTCTTATCTTACGTCGACGCATTCACGGATATCCAAGACTTGAACGTCTACGTATGCGTCGTGACGCCGTTCGAAGATGGACCGACGCTGAACGACTACGTCCTTCAACACCAAGGCGTATCCGATGAAGAACTCGGAGTGTTGTTGTGTGATCTAAGCGAGGGTTTGGCTTTCttacacaaaaacaacataacCCATGGCGGCCTTACACCGAGTAACGTTCTTCTCTGGACGGACGACGTTTTGCTGACTCGTGCAAAGATAGCCGACTTTGGCATGGCCAGAGTGTGCGAACATCTCGAAGAATGGACCTACGGTGGAAACGTCTACAAGTATTTCGTTAAGAGGCAGCTTGGAGCGCAATATTTTCTCCCGCCCGAATGCTGGAGGGGGACAGAAGTGGAGTTGTTAGAGAGAGTGGACGTGTTCTCGTTGGGTGCTGTGATTTGCGCAACCCTGCTCCACACAAGTGTGAATGTACAAAATAGGAGAATTTTGGCGTGTTTTGTCTTGAGTGGGGAGGGGCACTTACCGTTATGGCACGATGGGGCAGCCGAAGTACTACAACTTCCAGAAACGCCCATAAACTCTCTACTGAGAAAAATGCTGAAGGCTGATCCGAAACAACGTCCTGACGCTAACGAGGTCTTACACGTCATATCCAAAGCTTTTGGCAAATCTACTACCAAGGCACCCAGACGATATTTCAGGACAAGACGGCTTTGTTACGGATTCTTTGGAGTCGTCGCAGCGGCGTTTGCAGTTGGCATTGGTGCTTGGAACGCGGGGATGTTCGAGTTGTAA